A window of the Oscillospiraceae bacterium genome harbors these coding sequences:
- a CDS encoding UbiD family decarboxylase, producing MAIPDFRTLLAQQESSGKLLHIRKEVSQQYETAALMKKTQGRRPMLFEKIKGSPCPMACGMGGTRELLATSIGCNVEKLNARLAQAILHPVPVTQVKQAAVQENTVSAPFSIGQYMPVLTYNEKDCAPFLVSGMLAVHNLAGDRLYTSIRRMQYLGQNKATILITSHEMKEQFQICEAQHRKLDVAVMFGVVPAVVLASQLSTHLYDCNKLDVAGALLGQPLAVVRCKTVDVDVLADSEMVLEGRVVGWKKATEGPFGEMGGYYGGVSQQPIVEFSALTYRDNPVMQGIFPSGFEEKLPMAICREVSLFSTIRQTVPGVRKVYITPPTLGRLHAVVQIHKILPSDGKQAALAAFASDKDLKQVIVVDEDIDICDAERVEWAVATRLQADRDVFIIPGCGGSPLEPSHCITGTTAKMGMDATCPLGDERFCTTHIPGEESIQLKDYL from the coding sequence TTGGCCATACCTGATTTCAGAACACTGCTTGCGCAGCAGGAATCTTCTGGCAAACTGCTGCATATCCGCAAAGAGGTTTCACAGCAGTATGAAACAGCTGCGCTTATGAAAAAAACACAGGGCAGGCGGCCAATGCTTTTTGAAAAAATAAAGGGCAGCCCGTGTCCTATGGCGTGCGGAATGGGTGGAACGCGGGAACTGCTTGCTACGAGCATAGGTTGCAATGTAGAGAAACTCAACGCAAGGCTTGCGCAGGCCATTTTGCACCCCGTACCGGTTACACAAGTAAAGCAGGCGGCTGTGCAGGAAAATACCGTCAGTGCACCTTTTTCGATCGGACAGTATATGCCGGTACTTACTTACAACGAAAAGGACTGTGCTCCCTTTCTGGTTTCGGGTATGTTGGCAGTACACAATTTGGCAGGGGACAGGCTGTATACTTCCATTCGCCGAATGCAGTACCTTGGTCAAAACAAGGCAACCATTTTGATTACCTCACATGAGATGAAAGAGCAGTTTCAGATTTGTGAAGCGCAGCACCGAAAGTTGGATGTTGCTGTCATGTTTGGTGTCGTTCCTGCGGTTGTTCTTGCCTCTCAGCTGAGTACGCACCTGTATGACTGCAATAAACTGGATGTCGCGGGCGCTTTGCTTGGGCAGCCGCTTGCGGTTGTCCGGTGCAAAACCGTTGATGTGGATGTCTTAGCAGACTCAGAAATGGTGCTGGAAGGGCGTGTGGTCGGCTGGAAAAAAGCGACAGAAGGCCCATTCGGAGAGATGGGGGGCTATTACGGTGGCGTTTCGCAGCAGCCGATTGTAGAGTTCTCAGCTCTGACTTACCGGGACAACCCGGTCATGCAGGGTATTTTTCCCTCCGGTTTCGAGGAAAAGCTGCCCATGGCCATTTGCCGCGAAGTGAGCTTATTCAGTACAATCCGCCAAACGGTCCCCGGGGTGCGAAAAGTATACATCACGCCGCCAACGCTTGGCCGCCTGCATGCGGTTGTGCAGATACACAAAATCCTACCCTCTGATGGAAAGCAGGCTGCTCTTGCGGCTTTTGCTTCTGACAAAGATTTAAAGCAGGTAATCGTTGTAGATGAAGATATCGATATTTGTGACGCGGAGCGTGTTGAGTGGGCTGTGGCCACACGGCTGCAGGCAGACAGAGATGTGTTTATCATCCCCGGCTGTGGTGGTTCACCACTCGAACCTTCACACTGTATTACTGGTACAACTGCCAAAATGGGAATGGATGCAACTTGCCCACTTGGGGATGAGCGCTTTTGTACAACGCATATTCCGGGTGAAGAGTCTATCCAGCTGAAAGATTACCTTTAG
- a CDS encoding BMC domain-containing protein has translation MAALGIVETRGMSAAVEATDAMCKDARVSVRQVVVPGGGHMAILVQGDVAAVTSAVSAGLAAAQKVGGDIICTNVIPNPHIELQQYLDAEFPGNTEEDGEV, from the coding sequence ATGGCAGCATTAGGAATTGTAGAAACAAGAGGAATGTCTGCTGCAGTAGAGGCTACCGATGCTATGTGCAAAGATGCCCGTGTCAGTGTTCGCCAAGTGGTGGTTCCGGGCGGCGGGCATATGGCCATTTTGGTGCAGGGGGATGTTGCCGCTGTTACTTCTGCGGTCAGCGCCGGATTGGCTGCTGCACAGAAAGTGGGCGGGGACATTATTTGTACGAATGTTATACCCAACCCGCATATTGAACTGCAGCAGTACCTTGACGCAGAGTTCCCCGGAAACACAGAGGAAGACGGTGAAGTCTGA
- a CDS encoding BMC domain-containing protein — protein sequence MGKQHALGLVETFGFGTAISAADAALKAAAVSIRRIEETIGSGGSLGTTVYLVGEVAAVKAAVEAAEIAANRVGRTVSTDIIPNLDDKVLSGMYHGSLEF from the coding sequence ATGGGAAAACAGCATGCGCTGGGGCTAGTAGAGACGTTTGGCTTTGGCACGGCAATCAGTGCAGCGGATGCTGCCTTAAAAGCAGCGGCCGTTTCCATTCGGCGGATTGAGGAAACAATCGGTTCAGGCGGGTCGCTTGGCACAACCGTTTATCTGGTCGGCGAGGTGGCTGCCGTAAAGGCCGCTGTCGAGGCGGCCGAGATTGCGGCAAACCGTGTTGGGCGTACCGTTTCAACGGACATCATCCCGAATCTTGATGACAAGGTTTTAAGCGGTATGTATCACGGCTCTTTGGAATTTTAA
- a CDS encoding BMC domain-containing protein, with the protein MNEALGLVETKGLVGAIEAADAMVKAANVTITGYEKIGFGLVTVMIRGDVGAVKAATDAGATAARRVGEVISVHVIPRPHTEVERCILKPVADSVGE; encoded by the coding sequence ATGAATGAAGCTTTGGGTTTGGTTGAAACAAAAGGATTGGTCGGTGCCATTGAAGCGGCAGATGCTATGGTAAAAGCCGCAAATGTTACCATTACCGGCTATGAAAAAATCGGTTTCGGTTTAGTTACGGTTATGATTCGCGGGGATGTCGGTGCTGTAAAAGCGGCTACAGATGCAGGCGCTACAGCGGCGCGCCGTGTTGGAGAAGTCATTTCCGTACATGTTATTCCCCGCCCACATACAGAAGTGGAGCGTTGCATTCTGAAGCCGGTTGCCGATTCCGTTGGGGAGTAA
- a CDS encoding EutN/CcmL family microcompartment protein, producing MNLGIIIGQVVATRKDEKLTGSKLMITQPVDAYLHPAGEKIVAVDTVGAGVGETVLYVQGYAATRAFSDRDMPVDAAIIGIVDKIDCYEARKDG from the coding sequence GTGAATCTGGGTATCATAATTGGCCAGGTTGTGGCAACCCGGAAAGACGAAAAACTGACAGGAAGCAAGCTAATGATTACACAGCCCGTTGATGCGTATTTGCACCCCGCCGGCGAAAAAATAGTAGCGGTTGATACAGTGGGTGCCGGCGTTGGCGAAACAGTTCTCTATGTACAGGGATATGCTGCAACGCGCGCTTTTTCGGACAGGGATATGCCGGTGGATGCGGCCATTATCGGCATTGTAGATAAAATTGACTGCTATGAAGCGAGAAAGGACGGCTGA
- a CDS encoding amidohydrolase family protein has protein sequence MDMSEEKKAIRRRRMIDTLLGGGSADLVFHGGNVIDVLTREIYPADVAVKDEFILYVGDCSFLTGQKTTVVDVEGKFLSPGFIDAHMHFESSMLTPTEFSRLSLPTGTTTVFADPHEIGNVLGVDGIVEMIKEARTLPNRVLFTVPALVPDLPGLETPGREINSQNIEGLLDDSLVCGLGEMQGFSNVKPVYAYASSLLDDMLISVLESKKRGKSVEGNAPGLSDAELAAHNILCGGHASCHETVTKEECAEKLRCGYTVFMREGSTQKNMKECIRVITEDGMDSRHLAFATDDMVAEDLLTAGHIDEILRRAVACGVDPVEAIQMATINPAEHYGKKEIGALSPGRAADICVISDLAAMRVDEVYVAGKTAAKDGKLLLDLPRWKYPDTVKNTMKCPRVSVQQLQVPSGHSSERVRVIKVIPEQNLTDALEAELPVQDGFLVPSTQQDVLPLLSIERHGRSSGRIAHGFVQGMGLKAGAIAQSIAHDTHNLLVCGANYIDMKMAADRVIAMGGGIALVKNGRVAGDLSLPIGGLMTDALTGAEVAEKIRLLNEIAKTELGCTLPSPFMHLSFLSLATSPKWKLTDKGIVDVASGKILPVLLSGEREKM, from the coding sequence ATGGATATGTCAGAAGAAAAAAAGGCCATTCGCCGCCGCAGGATGATAGACACACTGCTTGGCGGCGGCAGCGCAGATCTCGTCTTTCATGGCGGTAATGTGATTGATGTTTTGACACGAGAAATCTACCCCGCAGATGTCGCGGTAAAGGATGAATTTATTCTGTATGTCGGTGACTGCAGTTTTTTAACTGGACAAAAGACAACGGTGGTGGATGTGGAGGGGAAATTTCTAAGCCCGGGTTTTATAGATGCACACATGCATTTTGAAAGTTCTATGCTGACGCCAACGGAGTTTTCCCGTCTTTCATTGCCAACAGGCACAACAACGGTTTTTGCGGACCCGCATGAAATTGGCAATGTACTCGGGGTAGATGGTATAGTGGAAATGATAAAAGAAGCGCGCACGCTGCCAAACCGCGTGCTATTTACAGTTCCAGCGCTGGTACCGGACTTACCGGGCCTTGAAACCCCGGGCCGAGAGATAAACAGTCAAAACATTGAAGGCTTGCTCGATGACTCGCTGGTGTGCGGCCTAGGTGAAATGCAGGGTTTCAGCAACGTAAAGCCTGTCTATGCGTATGCGTCTTCGCTGCTTGACGATATGCTGATTTCTGTGTTGGAATCGAAGAAACGGGGCAAGTCTGTCGAGGGCAATGCGCCCGGACTGAGTGACGCGGAACTTGCTGCGCACAACATCCTTTGCGGCGGCCACGCCTCCTGCCATGAAACGGTTACAAAAGAAGAGTGCGCCGAAAAACTGCGCTGCGGCTACACAGTTTTTATGCGCGAAGGCTCTACGCAGAAAAACATGAAAGAATGCATCCGTGTTATTACGGAAGATGGCATGGATTCTAGACATCTGGCTTTTGCAACTGACGATATGGTGGCAGAAGATCTGCTGACAGCGGGCCATATAGATGAAATCCTGCGCCGGGCGGTTGCCTGTGGCGTAGACCCTGTAGAAGCAATTCAGATGGCAACCATCAATCCTGCGGAACACTATGGAAAAAAAGAAATCGGTGCGCTGTCACCCGGCCGTGCAGCTGATATCTGTGTCATTAGCGACCTTGCCGCTATGCGTGTGGATGAGGTTTACGTTGCTGGAAAAACGGCGGCAAAAGACGGCAAACTGCTGCTGGATTTGCCAAGGTGGAAATATCCCGATACGGTAAAGAACACTATGAAATGTCCACGGGTCTCTGTACAGCAGTTACAAGTACCTTCCGGCCACAGCAGTGAACGTGTGCGCGTCATTAAAGTCATTCCGGAGCAAAATTTGACAGATGCCCTAGAGGCAGAGCTCCCTGTGCAGGACGGCTTTCTGGTTCCCTCAACGCAGCAGGATGTTTTGCCGTTGCTTTCTATAGAGCGCCACGGGCGCAGCAGCGGAAGAATCGCCCACGGATTTGTACAGGGAATGGGACTAAAAGCTGGGGCCATCGCTCAAAGCATTGCACACGATACGCACAATCTGCTGGTGTGCGGCGCGAATTATATAGATATGAAAATGGCGGCCGACCGTGTTATTGCCATGGGTGGCGGCATTGCCCTGGTGAAAAACGGGCGTGTTGCCGGTGACCTTTCGCTGCCGATCGGCGGGCTGATGACGGATGCTTTGACTGGTGCCGAGGTAGCTGAAAAAATTCGTCTGCTCAACGAAATAGCAAAGACAGAGCTTGGGTGCACACTGCCTTCGCCGTTTATGCATCTGTCCTTTTTGTCACTCGCTACAAGCCCTAAATGGAAACTGACCGACAAAGGCATTGTCGATGTAGCTTCCGGTAAAATCCTGCCGGTTCTGCTTTCCGGGGAAAGGGAGAAAATGTAA
- a CDS encoding cyclase family protein, with the protein MGYQIIDLTQEIFEGMSVFPMHQKTFIFKNMTHEESIKRYGFPFSTNNLLINEHGPTHTDALYEFDPNGATIEKTNLALCFGSALCLDVSSVSPDEYITEQVLSKALQRSSLKINRGDIVLLYTGHYNRSYGKAEWQTRYAGLDISGAEFLGRQGVVNIGIDAPAIDNPKDQKYSGHLICRKYRMLNTENLCNLDKVAQKRFLYIGLPLKIRGGTGSPVRAVAIC; encoded by the coding sequence ATGGGTTATCAAATCATTGACCTTACACAAGAAATCTTTGAGGGCATGTCGGTCTTTCCCATGCATCAGAAAACCTTTATCTTTAAAAACATGACGCATGAAGAAAGCATCAAAAGATATGGATTTCCGTTCAGTACAAATAACTTGCTGATTAACGAGCACGGCCCAACACATACAGATGCCCTGTACGAGTTTGACCCGAACGGCGCTACCATTGAAAAAACCAATCTTGCGCTTTGTTTTGGTAGCGCGCTGTGTCTGGATGTTTCCTCTGTTTCGCCGGATGAATATATTACAGAGCAGGTACTATCCAAGGCGCTGCAGCGCTCTTCGCTGAAAATCAACAGGGGCGATATTGTGCTGCTGTATACTGGGCACTACAACCGAAGTTACGGTAAGGCAGAGTGGCAGACGCGCTATGCCGGTCTGGATATTTCCGGTGCGGAGTTTTTGGGGCGGCAGGGTGTCGTCAACATTGGAATTGACGCACCCGCTATCGATAACCCAAAAGATCAGAAATATTCCGGCCACCTTATCTGCCGCAAGTACAGAATGCTCAATACAGAAAATCTTTGTAATTTAGATAAAGTGGCGCAGAAACGATTTTTGTATATTGGCTTGCCACTTAAAATCCGTGGCGGCACAGGCAGCCCAGTTCGTGCGGTGGCAATTTGTTAA
- a CDS encoding urea carboxylase-associated family protein, whose translation MQKLKEKVFIPAYSGGAVKVMAGQELYLIDVEGQQVSDFVCFNLDDLSEHVSPVHMRSSLSSIRLKVGDFLYSNYREHMMQLVADTVGVHDFFFPACDYYRYKVDFGVENHPNCHDNLMNALKQYHFVPELLPDPINWFMNNHMDGTGDYIIEPPLSKPGDYVKLKALKNCLVAATSCSQDFVPVNGMHVSPIELQVVEQA comes from the coding sequence ATGCAGAAGCTTAAAGAAAAAGTGTTTATTCCAGCTTACTCCGGCGGTGCAGTAAAGGTGATGGCTGGGCAAGAACTTTATTTAATTGATGTAGAGGGTCAGCAGGTCAGCGACTTCGTTTGTTTTAACCTCGATGACCTGAGCGAACACGTTTCGCCGGTGCATATGCGCTCGTCTCTGTCAAGTATTCGGTTGAAAGTCGGCGACTTCCTGTACAGCAATTATCGGGAGCATATGATGCAGCTGGTAGCAGACACAGTTGGTGTTCACGACTTTTTCTTTCCGGCGTGTGACTACTACAGGTATAAAGTAGACTTTGGTGTCGAAAATCATCCGAACTGTCACGATAACTTGATGAACGCACTCAAGCAGTACCATTTTGTGCCTGAGCTGCTTCCTGATCCAATCAACTGGTTTATGAACAACCATATGGATGGAACTGGCGACTATATTATCGAACCACCGCTTTCCAAACCGGGTGATTATGTCAAACTAAAGGCACTGAAAAATTGCCTGGTTGCCGCTACGTCCTGCTCGCAGGACTTTGTGCCCGTAAACGGTATGCACGTTTCACCTATAGAGCTGCAGGTTGTCGAGCAAGCATAA
- a CDS encoding M20/M25/M40 family metallo-hydrolase, translating to MESNTQLQDKALAIFRALLQVNSTNPGGSEENMVHCILALLKKYGAPATDKQVQILHHTAGRASMVLTLPGQSCGKSVGFAGHLDTVPVSDPANWRCGPFSGTVNGTAVTSRGAADMKGGLTAMLLLYLSYATNRQKPPVTLRFYFTADEESGGLGVSALRDAGAFDGLSFLFICEPTACTPGVCEKGCMWTKASVHGKSSHASMPQNGINALELGTDFLKEAQKRICACVPVHPLLGSNTCCMTAVSSGIKINMIPDFADFSVDTRFLPTISSTSLKAIFEQSARQAEEKQQGLQIHLRYFNCREALETDSSHPGVSAAAVLCRQEGSSSARSGVLFYTDASLVCPYKPKLPFLILGPGNPAQCHCTNETADWTDIVRAFHVYRKWTDTCVSFL from the coding sequence ATGGAAAGTAATACACAGTTGCAGGACAAGGCCCTGGCTATTTTCAGGGCCTTGCTGCAGGTGAACAGCACAAATCCCGGCGGCAGCGAAGAAAATATGGTACACTGCATCTTAGCGCTGCTAAAAAAATACGGCGCGCCGGCCACTGATAAGCAGGTACAGATTCTGCACCATACTGCCGGGCGAGCCAGCATGGTACTGACACTGCCGGGGCAAAGCTGTGGAAAATCAGTCGGGTTTGCCGGCCATCTTGATACGGTTCCGGTTAGTGACCCCGCCAACTGGCGCTGCGGCCCATTTTCAGGCACAGTGAACGGCACCGCTGTCACAAGCCGCGGCGCGGCAGATATGAAAGGCGGGCTGACCGCCATGCTTTTGCTGTATCTTTCTTATGCTACAAATAGACAAAAGCCACCGGTGACTTTGCGTTTTTATTTTACTGCTGATGAAGAATCCGGCGGCTTAGGTGTGTCTGCGCTTCGTGATGCTGGTGCTTTTGACGGTCTGTCTTTTCTGTTTATCTGTGAGCCGACCGCCTGTACGCCGGGTGTCTGCGAAAAGGGCTGTATGTGGACAAAAGCCAGCGTACACGGCAAAAGCAGCCACGCAAGCATGCCGCAAAACGGAATCAATGCGCTGGAACTCGGTACAGACTTTTTAAAGGAAGCACAAAAACGGATTTGTGCCTGTGTACCTGTGCATCCCCTGCTGGGGAGCAACACATGCTGCATGACCGCCGTTTCTTCTGGTATAAAGATAAATATGATACCCGACTTTGCCGATTTTTCTGTTGACACACGCTTTCTGCCAACCATCAGCAGCACTTCCCTAAAAGCAATCTTTGAACAGTCGGCCAGGCAGGCAGAGGAAAAGCAGCAAGGACTGCAGATTCATCTGCGCTATTTTAACTGCCGCGAAGCGCTGGAAACAGATTCTTCCCACCCCGGCGTTTCCGCAGCCGCCGTGCTCTGCCGCCAAGAGGGCAGCAGTTCGGCACGCAGCGGCGTGCTTTTTTACACGGACGCTTCCCTGGTATGTCCCTATAAGCCAAAGCTGCCATTTCTCATACTCGGCCCGGGCAATCCCGCTCAATGCCACTGCACAAATGAAACAGCTGACTGGACTGATATTGTCCGCGCATTTCATGTTTACCGCAAATGGACCGATACCTGCGTCAGCTTCCTGTAA
- a CDS encoding IS30 family transposase, with protein sequence MEYSHSIIISAERKRGQHLGAEERGAIQQLKKLGYSNRAVARMINCSPSTVGYELQRGTPPYCGHGRRPGYTAKRGAAVYCANRSHCRRTRSIPRDSAFLRWTAEQVRVHKWSFDACVGHARSKGLFPADEISCTKTLYNLLWKGEIVLTPFDLPEALTRRKRGNPRISKRLNGKSLDERPAEVNQRNTFGHWESDTVLGRKKKGEPVVFTIVERLTGYCLAFRVDGKTTNGIADAMRQLHDQFGERFGEIFRSITTDNGSEFAAFSAFEALGTTVYFAHPYSAWERPVNERTNRVLRRFIPKGVSIQNYFNEAVQMFADEINALPRKRLGYLAPEELFDAQLDLICARP encoded by the coding sequence ATGGAATATAGTCATTCTATCATAATCTCGGCAGAACGCAAGCGTGGACAGCACCTGGGAGCAGAAGAACGGGGAGCAATCCAACAACTAAAAAAGCTAGGATATTCAAACAGAGCCGTCGCCCGGATGATCAATTGCAGCCCATCAACCGTCGGTTATGAGCTGCAGCGCGGAACGCCTCCTTATTGCGGTCACGGTCGCAGGCCCGGATACACTGCAAAGAGAGGAGCCGCCGTATACTGTGCGAACCGCAGCCACTGCCGCCGCACCAGAAGCATACCAAGAGACTCGGCCTTCCTTCGCTGGACAGCGGAGCAGGTGCGTGTGCATAAATGGTCGTTCGATGCCTGCGTAGGCCATGCAAGGAGCAAAGGCTTGTTTCCCGCAGATGAAATCTCCTGTACCAAAACACTCTATAACCTTCTTTGGAAAGGCGAAATAGTGCTTACGCCCTTTGATCTTCCTGAGGCTCTGACAAGGAGAAAGCGTGGGAACCCCCGCATTTCCAAACGTTTGAACGGCAAAAGTCTGGATGAACGGCCGGCCGAAGTGAATCAGCGAAACACCTTTGGCCACTGGGAATCGGACACGGTGCTTGGACGAAAAAAGAAAGGTGAGCCAGTAGTGTTTACCATTGTGGAGCGATTGACCGGCTACTGTCTCGCCTTTCGGGTAGATGGGAAAACAACGAACGGAATCGCCGATGCTATGAGGCAGTTGCACGACCAGTTTGGGGAACGATTCGGCGAGATATTCCGCAGTATTACAACGGATAATGGCAGTGAATTCGCAGCTTTTTCTGCATTTGAGGCATTGGGAACTACCGTCTATTTCGCACATCCTTATTCCGCTTGGGAGCGGCCAGTAAATGAGCGTACAAATCGTGTCTTGAGGCGTTTCATACCTAAAGGGGTGTCCATTCAAAACTACTTTAATGAAGCTGTCCAAATGTTTGCAGATGAGATAAACGCACTGCCGAGAAAGCGGCTTGGTTACCTCGCACCAGAAGAACTGTTCGATGCCCAACTTGACTTGATTTGTGCTCGGCCATGA
- the rihC gene encoding ribonucleoside hydrolase RihC produces MNRRPVIIDTDPGIDDAAALAAALFSDELDVKLLTTAAGNASLSNVTRNALCLLSFFGKNVPVAAGAEKPLVREFVSAEDVHGSGGMEGYHFPEPSGALLLNEKAINAMYRVIMQSKTPVTLVLIAPMTNAALLFRVYPEVKSRIREIVIMGGTAGRGNKGVLSEFNVATDPEAAKIVFGSGVPIVMAGLDVGWKALVFEEDSEKLKHMNQTGQMLYSLFRHYRGGSMKTGLKMYDSCAVAYLLCPGMFQIQKTFVDVELRGELTAGCTLVDLKGYLHKPNNAAVCLDLDRGRFIQWFMKSIEKCI; encoded by the coding sequence ATGAACAGACGACCTGTTATAATTGACACAGACCCCGGAATTGATGATGCCGCTGCCTTGGCGGCTGCGTTGTTTAGTGATGAGCTGGATGTAAAGCTGCTCACAACTGCTGCAGGAAATGCGAGTCTGTCGAATGTAACGCGCAATGCGTTGTGCCTGCTTTCGTTTTTTGGTAAAAATGTGCCTGTGGCGGCCGGTGCCGAAAAACCGCTGGTGCGGGAATTCGTAAGCGCCGAAGATGTGCACGGATCCGGAGGAATGGAAGGATATCATTTTCCCGAACCTTCCGGTGCCCTTTTGCTGAATGAAAAAGCAATAAACGCTATGTATCGTGTCATTATGCAAAGCAAGACCCCCGTCACGTTGGTTTTGATAGCGCCGATGACAAATGCTGCCTTATTATTTCGAGTTTACCCTGAGGTTAAAAGCAGGATCCGCGAAATTGTCATTATGGGCGGTACCGCCGGCCGCGGAAATAAAGGAGTGCTCTCAGAGTTTAATGTGGCCACAGACCCAGAGGCGGCAAAAATTGTTTTCGGCAGCGGGGTGCCCATTGTTATGGCTGGTCTAGACGTGGGATGGAAGGCACTTGTTTTTGAAGAAGACAGTGAAAAATTGAAGCATATGAATCAAACCGGTCAGATGCTTTATTCATTGTTTCGCCACTACCGTGGTGGCAGCATGAAAACGGGTCTGAAAATGTATGACAGCTGTGCAGTTGCCTATCTGCTATGCCCGGGAATGTTCCAGATCCAAAAAACGTTTGTGGATGTAGAGTTGCGTGGAGAATTGACGGCTGGGTGCACGTTGGTCGATTTAAAAGGATATTTGCACAAACCAAATAATGCAGCTGTCTGTCTTGACCTCGACCGCGGCAGGTTTATTCAGTGGTTTATGAAAAGCATTGAAAAATGTATTTGA
- a CDS encoding cell wall metabolism sensor histidine kinase WalK yields the protein MAVVSEKAHTLKTMINTLYELSALDIGKVPLKTEKLDLNQLLREVLAGQYELSEKFSMVFSVDLPDRPVWITGDRVPVHALRRIY from the coding sequence TTGGCAGTCGTCAGCGAAAAGGCGCATACTTTAAAAACTATGATCAATACGCTGTACGAATTGTCGGCACTGGATATTGGGAAAGTTCCCTTGAAAACAGAGAAACTGGACTTAAACCAGCTGCTTCGTGAGGTTTTGGCCGGCCAGTATGAGCTTTCTGAGAAATTCAGCATGGTTTTCTCTGTCGATTTGCCTGATCGTCCGGTTTGGATTACCGGTGATCGTGTGCCTGTACACGCATTGCGCAGGATTTATTGA
- a CDS encoding sensor histidine kinase produces the protein MSNAFRYAKKNEGLALDKDGSYARLSVFNPAPQLRAEDLGHLFERFYTADKSRSSSGSGLGLSVVKKLTEEMGGKITDVSLSQHILKIKIGFPLCQK, from the coding sequence TTGAGCAATGCGTTTCGTTATGCAAAGAAAAATGAGGGCCTTGCTTTAGATAAAGACGGCAGCTATGCGCGGCTTTCTGTCTTCAACCCTGCCCCGCAGCTGAGAGCAGAGGACCTTGGGCATTTGTTTGAGCGGTTTTATACAGCAGACAAATCCCGCAGCAGCAGCGGCTCAGGACTGGGCCTTTCCGTTGTGAAAAAGCTAACGGAGGAAATGGGCGGCAAGATAACAGACGTGTCACTCAGCCAGCATATCTTGAAAATTAAAATCGGGTTTCCACTCTGCCAGAAATGA